A part of Daphnia pulex isolate KAP4 chromosome 6, ASM2113471v1 genomic DNA contains:
- the LOC124196298 gene encoding uncharacterized protein LOC124196298 isoform X2: MDSDFSCPENGNGTDYASSADDSTLTQVSTGCFHVSPATRKGKRLQLLQMLLLPFIPIMALVIQNALTMTDAINAQKAATIIEHQIDLTVEVGKLLTALQHERSEIAHYIFTKGNSLGQHSTEASTASRLSSHSGLYNRSSLSHRFAVTDEALRNVSAIFAFKADSWNSIFGSKANFMEHLSLLGVKRFGIIDIAERGEGQKDSAAIREINWYNVANDLILDQLSTRIRQTSTTGAWRLLIAFKFVIRSIENFSIAIVYGLYYFGKGHLSLDNYARYVRYDSLAQDYLNATQQFSSSSQNTYELFVDNFPYYDNLTARRLEVYANLERTPDNEIATTYYDYMSLYIDSLRMHQDKLRDEILLSVEQELEGAGTLQTVTICILSLVLFISPFIIFLVRNATQTIQTFASGLVSKTTELKRERKRCDRLLCQMLPKAVVRQLKQRRQVPAESFDSVTIYFSDIVGFTAISASSTPLEIIAFLNALYKMFDSKLERYDVYKVETIGDAYMVVSGLPHRNGLKHVGEIATMSLDLIAGVKNFHIPHRPNQSVSIRIGFNTGPCVAGVVGTKMPRYCLFGDTINTASRMESTGEAMKIHISASAKEALDAVGGYYTELRGSFEVKGKGMMDTYWLTGREGGLPRFLEVDVPGYMDEPEYLKELSDLP, from the exons atggacTCGGATTTCAGCTGCcctgaaaatggaaatgggaCGGATTACGCCAGCTCGGCAGACGATTCCACTCTGACGCAGGTGTCGACGGGATG tttccaCGTCAGCCCGGCGACTCGTAAAGGCAAGCGACTTCAACTCCTGCAAATGCTGTTACTTCCGTTTATACCCATCATGGCACTGGTGATTCAAAATGCCTTGACG ATGACGGATGCCATCAATGCGCAGAAGGCGGCCACCATCATCGAACACCAG ATCGATCTGACGGTGGAGGTTGGCAAACTACTCACCGCTCTGCAACACGAACGCAGCGAGATTGCTCATTACATATTCACCAAGGGTAACAG TTTAGGACAGCATAGCACAGAGGCGTCCACCGCCAGCAG GCTTTCCTCCCATTCGGGATTGTACAACAGATCTAGCCTATCGCACCGGTTCGCAGTCACCGACGAGGCCCTCCGCAACGTCAGCGCCATCTTCGCCTTCAAGGCCGACTCGTGGAACAGCATCTTCGGCAGCAAAGCCAATTTCATGGAACATCTCAGTTTACTCGG CGTCAAACGATTCGGAATTATTGACATTGC GGAACGAGGTGAAGGCCAAAAGGATAGCGCTGCCATTCGGGAAATCAATTG GTATAATGTGGCCAACGATCTGATTCTAGACCAACTATCAACAAGAATTCGACAAACGTCGACGACCGGAGCTTGGAG GTTGCTGATTGCCTTCAAATTCGTCATCCGCTCAATCGAAAATTTCAGCATCGCCATAG TCTACGGGCTCTACTACTTTGGCAAGGGCCACCTTTCGCTGGACAACTACGCCCGCTACGTCCGCTATGACTCGTTGGCACAG GATTACCTCAACGCCACTCAGCAattctcgtcgtcgtcgcaaaACACTTACGAGCTCTTTGTCGATAACTTCCCCTACTACGACAATCTGACGGCGAG GAGGCTCGAAGTCTACGCCAATCTCGAGCGCACGCCGGACAATGAAATAGCGACAACGTACTACGATTACATGTCGCTGTACATCGACTCTTTGCGAATGCATCAGGACAAATTGCGCGACGAAATCCT ACTGTCGGTGGAGCAAGAGCTGGAAGGGGCCGGAACATTGCAGACCGTCACCATCTGCATATTGTCGCTGGTTCTGTTCATTTCGCCGTTCATCATTTTCCTGGTCCGCAACGCCACGCAAACCATTCAG ACGTTCGCCAGCGGGTTGGTGTCCAAAACGACGGAATTGAAGCGCGAGCGAAAGCGCTGCGATCGATTGTTATGCCAAATGCTGCCCAAGGCCGTCGTCCGTCAACTCAAACAGAGGAGACAG GTGCCGGCGGAAAGTTTCGATTCGGTGACCATCTACTTTAGCGATATCGTGGGATTCACCGCCATCTCTGCCTCCAGCACGCCCCTCGAG ATCATCGCTTTCCTCAATGCACTTTACAAGATGTTTGATTCCAAACTTGAGCGCTACGATGTCTACAAGGTGGAGACGATCGGCGACGCCTACATG GTTGTCTCCGGCCTTCCTCATCGCAACG GCTTGAAGCACGTCGGCGAAATCGCCACAATGTCGCTGGATTTGATTGCCGGCGTGAAAAATTTCCACATACCGCACCGACCCAACCAGTCGGTCAGCATCCGAATTGGCTTCAACACTGGACCCTGCGTGGCGGGAGTTGTCGGCACGAAAATGCCGCGCTACTGCCTCTTCGGCGACACTATTAACACGGCGTCGCGCATGGAATCGACCGGAGAAG CCATGAAGATTCACATCAGCGCCAGCGCCAAAGAAGCGCTAGACGCCGTCGGTGGTTATTACACGGAACTTCGCG GGAGCTTTGAAGTCAAG GGTAAAGGGATGATG GATACATACTGGCTGACGGGCAGAGAAGGTGGGCTGCCTCGCTTCCTGGAGGTGGACGTTCCCGGTTACATGGACGAGCCGGAATACCTCAAAGAATTGTCCGATTTGCCTTGA
- the LOC124196298 gene encoding uncharacterized protein LOC124196298 isoform X1, which yields MDSDFSCPENGNGTDYASSADDSTLTQVSTGCFHVSPATRKGKRLQLLQMLLLPFIPIMALVIQNALTMTDAINAQKAATIIEHQIDLTVEVGKLLTALQHERSEIAHYIFTKGNSLGQHSTEASTASRLSSHSGLYNRSSLSHRFAVTDEALRNVSAIFAFKADSWNSIFGSKANFMEHLSLLGVKRFGIIDIAERGEGQKDSAAIREINWYNVANDLILDQLSTRIRQTSTTGAWRLLIAFKFVIRSIENFSIAIVYGLYYFGKGHLSLDNYARYVRYDSLAQVYLSSWLNKDYLNATQQFSSSSQNTYELFVDNFPYYDNLTARRLEVYANLERTPDNEIATTYYDYMSLYIDSLRMHQDKLRDEILLSVEQELEGAGTLQTVTICILSLVLFISPFIIFLVRNATQTIQTFASGLVSKTTELKRERKRCDRLLCQMLPKAVVRQLKQRRQVPAESFDSVTIYFSDIVGFTAISASSTPLEIIAFLNALYKMFDSKLERYDVYKVETIGDAYMVVSGLPHRNGLKHVGEIATMSLDLIAGVKNFHIPHRPNQSVSIRIGFNTGPCVAGVVGTKMPRYCLFGDTINTASRMESTGEAMKIHISASAKEALDAVGGYYTELRGSFEVKGKGMMDTYWLTGREGGLPRFLEVDVPGYMDEPEYLKELSDLP from the exons atggacTCGGATTTCAGCTGCcctgaaaatggaaatgggaCGGATTACGCCAGCTCGGCAGACGATTCCACTCTGACGCAGGTGTCGACGGGATG tttccaCGTCAGCCCGGCGACTCGTAAAGGCAAGCGACTTCAACTCCTGCAAATGCTGTTACTTCCGTTTATACCCATCATGGCACTGGTGATTCAAAATGCCTTGACG ATGACGGATGCCATCAATGCGCAGAAGGCGGCCACCATCATCGAACACCAG ATCGATCTGACGGTGGAGGTTGGCAAACTACTCACCGCTCTGCAACACGAACGCAGCGAGATTGCTCATTACATATTCACCAAGGGTAACAG TTTAGGACAGCATAGCACAGAGGCGTCCACCGCCAGCAG GCTTTCCTCCCATTCGGGATTGTACAACAGATCTAGCCTATCGCACCGGTTCGCAGTCACCGACGAGGCCCTCCGCAACGTCAGCGCCATCTTCGCCTTCAAGGCCGACTCGTGGAACAGCATCTTCGGCAGCAAAGCCAATTTCATGGAACATCTCAGTTTACTCGG CGTCAAACGATTCGGAATTATTGACATTGC GGAACGAGGTGAAGGCCAAAAGGATAGCGCTGCCATTCGGGAAATCAATTG GTATAATGTGGCCAACGATCTGATTCTAGACCAACTATCAACAAGAATTCGACAAACGTCGACGACCGGAGCTTGGAG GTTGCTGATTGCCTTCAAATTCGTCATCCGCTCAATCGAAAATTTCAGCATCGCCATAG TCTACGGGCTCTACTACTTTGGCAAGGGCCACCTTTCGCTGGACAACTACGCCCGCTACGTCCGCTATGACTCGTTGGCACAGGTGTATTTATCATCGTGGCTAAATAAA GATTACCTCAACGCCACTCAGCAattctcgtcgtcgtcgcaaaACACTTACGAGCTCTTTGTCGATAACTTCCCCTACTACGACAATCTGACGGCGAG GAGGCTCGAAGTCTACGCCAATCTCGAGCGCACGCCGGACAATGAAATAGCGACAACGTACTACGATTACATGTCGCTGTACATCGACTCTTTGCGAATGCATCAGGACAAATTGCGCGACGAAATCCT ACTGTCGGTGGAGCAAGAGCTGGAAGGGGCCGGAACATTGCAGACCGTCACCATCTGCATATTGTCGCTGGTTCTGTTCATTTCGCCGTTCATCATTTTCCTGGTCCGCAACGCCACGCAAACCATTCAG ACGTTCGCCAGCGGGTTGGTGTCCAAAACGACGGAATTGAAGCGCGAGCGAAAGCGCTGCGATCGATTGTTATGCCAAATGCTGCCCAAGGCCGTCGTCCGTCAACTCAAACAGAGGAGACAG GTGCCGGCGGAAAGTTTCGATTCGGTGACCATCTACTTTAGCGATATCGTGGGATTCACCGCCATCTCTGCCTCCAGCACGCCCCTCGAG ATCATCGCTTTCCTCAATGCACTTTACAAGATGTTTGATTCCAAACTTGAGCGCTACGATGTCTACAAGGTGGAGACGATCGGCGACGCCTACATG GTTGTCTCCGGCCTTCCTCATCGCAACG GCTTGAAGCACGTCGGCGAAATCGCCACAATGTCGCTGGATTTGATTGCCGGCGTGAAAAATTTCCACATACCGCACCGACCCAACCAGTCGGTCAGCATCCGAATTGGCTTCAACACTGGACCCTGCGTGGCGGGAGTTGTCGGCACGAAAATGCCGCGCTACTGCCTCTTCGGCGACACTATTAACACGGCGTCGCGCATGGAATCGACCGGAGAAG CCATGAAGATTCACATCAGCGCCAGCGCCAAAGAAGCGCTAGACGCCGTCGGTGGTTATTACACGGAACTTCGCG GGAGCTTTGAAGTCAAG GGTAAAGGGATGATG GATACATACTGGCTGACGGGCAGAGAAGGTGGGCTGCCTCGCTTCCTGGAGGTGGACGTTCCCGGTTACATGGACGAGCCGGAATACCTCAAAGAATTGTCCGATTTGCCTTGA
- the LOC124195584 gene encoding uncharacterized protein LOC124195584, with protein sequence MIGMAWENTLLASRILPPAYTPIEVATNRSQDASLMLEQDGRLTLLIILTTSAGLAIVLLFFIFLRIGCLRGQSCLGRYKDRHDRSACPLTTIVLDDHASITKSLAASQQTIQTSLTQTHPPGSDTYAIKLVDNDLIVETQQDSSGCGELATTSSLETSTLKTPSNNPPRETFSPPEHHRHDNEMRQQQHPSSVAADAENDAQPSGFLVFKTWLSGKKSKELGGGETGAAGNDAQHLQQQQPTTTTTPLETKSLCGSPKRRYGRSPANVELIATQKQQIMARFGQHHQHLPGFGFTQSKSSCLFEEEEDDDGLMVMGDVPPSSYSYRNGNQFEYMGGPYGYVDPIYSHQLASNNNNRHPAAREAKSLRHHNNGRINNSVRLEELDIVQQHDQRNSTSLFGQQQMMMSVARQPESATSSHYQPQPVLLLLPTLVRSAESLVVLSK encoded by the exons ATGATCGGCATGGCTTGGGAAAACACGCTCCTGGCTTCGCGCATCTTGCCGCCGGCCTACACTCCGATCGAAGTGGCCACCAATCGCTCACAGGATGCGTCGCTCATGCTGGAACAAG ATGGGCGATTAACTTTATTGATCATCCTGACGACGTCGGCCGGACTGGCCATCGTactcctcttcttcatctttcttaG GATCGGCTGCTTACGAGGGCAAAGCTGTCTGGGTAGGTACAAAGATCGCCACGATCGATCGGCCTGTCCGCTGACGACCATCGTCCTGGACGATCACGCTTCCATCACCAAATCGCTGGCCGCCTCTCAGCAAACCATTCAG ACGTCCCTCACCCAGACGCATCCGCCCGGCAGCGACACTTACGCAATCAAACTCGTCGACAACGACCTGATCGTGGAGACTCAGCAG GACTCGTCCGGGTGCGGCGAACTGGCAACGACGTCGTCGCTGGAGACGTCGACGCTCAAGACGCCGTCTAATAATCCCCCGAGAGAAACATTTTCGCCGCCGGAGCATCATCGCCATGACAACGAGATGAGACAGCAGCAACATCCTTCATCAGTCGCCGCCGACGCCGAAAACGACGCCCAGCCAAGTGGATTTCTCGTCTTCAAAACTTGGCTGTCCGGAAAGAAGAGCAAAGAGCTGGGCGGAGGAGAAACCGGAGCCGCTGGAAACGATGCTCAGCAcctacagcaacaacaaccgacaacaacgacgacgccGTTGGAGACGAAGAGTCTGTGCGGATCACCCAAGCGTCGCTACGGTCGGTCGCCGGCCAACGTCGAATTGATAGCGACACAGAAACAGCAGATTATGGCCAGATTCGGCCAGCATCACCAGCACCTGCCCGGCTTCGGGTTCACTCAATCTAAAAGCAGTTGCCTCttcgaggaagaagaggatgacgaCGGACTGATGGTGATGGGCGACGTCCCGCCCAGCAGCTACAGCTACCGCAATGGCAACCAGTTCGAGTACATGGGCGGCCCTTACGGCTACGTCGATCCCATTTACAGCCACCAGCTGGCCTCCAACAACAATAATCGACATCCAGCAGCCAGGGAAGCCAAGTCTTTACGCCACCACAATAACGGCCGAATTAATAACTCGGTTCGTCTGGAAGAACTCGATATCGTCCAGCAACACGACCAGCGCAATAGCACATCGCTctttggccagcagcagatgatgatgagcgTTGCCAGACAACCCGAGTCAGCAACATCTTCACATTATCAGCCTCAGCCGGTTTTGCTTTTGTTGCCTACACTGGTCCGCTCAGCCGAATCGTTGGTTGTGCTCAGCAAATAG
- the LOC124196297 gene encoding mucin-19-like: MEQFDQLLTCCVCLDRYRNPKLLPCQHSFCMEPCMEGLINYVTRQVKCPECRAEHRIPYQGIAAYPTNVTLQRFLELHIEITGELPDPTSGQIMERCGVCSEKNYCTLCCHCDKKVCSDCKEGHLDILRREIARVNNQVRRTLPRLQDALGVIDKNSTQLQTNCLSIIEEVDGLYRRLSKALKDRTDHIKGEIEAFMSKELKAMIGLRANLEHEISNFDSNSEFAEKHVTAGTGGTEGGSSVSSSSASTVAWDDNELMDTKDIFLRTMEFIRNFETETGDYHRRVRFFVPQDPNQLSNTLANLGELTILQGPSSSSGQGPPTAPSLGPGLMRSKSDHRVAAAFRQQEERYNSMAYGSDNNDDIGGGSSGRPRYFGERHGSVSTRAIDRYDTSSSRRNDYGDYEEPDSGRRKFRSRFMRHHDSGDSDNEPAGRSVRFQAGDAGDPSANKKERLKVLDTEDAARGPLSGITRLTDSPRVIKRLQEVGRKKKPTPPTTLNLPTPATNQQSLSSPSSRIPPRPTAAARQVSEEDEIAKIKKQNKGQEASSSDSARKTDATPSTPTGAGERPRFSSQQSSNSSEQQQGSKTPAASRQTSTTGSEASQKTPAESSSSSGATPTNETPEEARTRRRSLLAGGSKSGTSTPNDTESESRQKDRTAVASSYAAAVASSYAAAVASRTSSPAEDTSDRPSRRVGRVSTERFNKSSSESSTSAESSTHSSPVRNTGAAFSTVELKNRFGGGVTGGRKSSTGSTNGDASASMATTTTRSRFGNTTSGGATSPSSGRYGTTGSSSTSSSSAAAAAASNGTAATGAAPHRFQSRFLGRAGTPTAEASRGSENSQSSSSDDSSDSSESDSAEKPANGKSSTAAGSKTAAAAAAPKTTTTTKDRELARTDIGPLLARSAQARDTSTYPSSSSTNHTGSSSGNSRPTSSDSPSSYTPRSRANASAAATPSSSSSRPYSSSSRFGTTDSSTTGSALSRSRTGSALADDMENKYPLTSKYLNRSRANLSSDTGGSYGGDSSGYHGSSSSSSSTPRYSQTRGYQSRFLNKSKSSAALDCAPDGGNEVADDDEEDAMDDNDDDYNKSSAVSASASASSASQPLLVVSGDERYPSGRSRYAALKDRRSRLARSKSSHDVGPPAPLSPTGPSSSSQLTGGDGVAGGRASDPHYHQHGQLGGEVGDTGTSSLEPTSPSAESASGSSLSTWARYLKNKYGPRNKEGDGQPPSATTNSDSTTAGGGKQAQPTSSRFSRARSIGVSGNNAANGRRNSEDVTGPPPSGLITSSSRHQYMQKRKVLMKMGTRGSEAGAFTWPRGVAVAPDNSIVVADSSNHRVQVFDSTGKFLKEFGYYGNGEGEFDCLAGVAINRIGQYIIADRYNHRIQVFDPSGRFLRVFGSQGTTDGKFSYPWGVTTDALGFIYVCDKENHRVQVFQSDGTFVGKFGTMGNRPGQLEHPHYIAVSSTNRVIVSDSNNHRIQVFDVNGKVIASFGGEGADEGQFKFPRGVAVDDQGYIVVADSGNNRIQVFTADGVFVKAFGCWGSGDGEFKGLEGIAVMSNGNIVCADRENHRIQVF; the protein is encoded by the exons ATGGAACAGTTTGATCAGTTGCTGACTTGCTGCGTTTGCCTGGACCGTTACCGCAACCCCAAACTGCTACCATGTCAGCACTCGTTCTGCATGGAGCCTTGTATGGAGGGCCTCATCAACTACGTCACTCGCCAG gTCAAATGTCCGGAATGCAGAGCCGAGCACCGAATCCCTTATCAAGGAATTGCGGCTTATCCGACCAACGTGACATTGCAACGGTTTCTCGAGCTACACATCGAAATCACCGGAGAGTTGCCCGACCCCACCAGCGGTCAG ATCATGGAACGTTGTGGAGTTTGCTCGGAGAAAAACTATTGCACGCTCTGCTGTCACTGCGACAAGAAAGTCTGCAGCGATTGCAAGGAGGGCCATTTGGACATCCTGAGACGGGAAATCGCTCGAGTCAACAACCAGGTGCGGAGGACTTTGCCTCGGCTGCAGGACGCTCTAGGAGTCATCGACAAGAACTCGACTCAGCTGCAAACCAACTGCCTGTCCATCATCGAGGAAGTCGACGGTCTTTACAGGCGTCTCTCCAAGGCGCTCAAAGACCGGACGGACCACATCAAGGGCGAAATCGAGGCCTTTATGTCGAAAGAGCTCAAGGCCATGATTGGCCTGCGGGCCAACCTGGAGCACGAGATCTCAAATTTTGACTCGAATTCCGAATTCGCCGAAAAGCACGTCACGGCCGGAACGGGCGGCACCGAAGGTGGGTCGTCCGTCTCCTCCTCGTCGGCCAGCACGGTCGCCTGGGACGACAACGAGCTCATGGACACTAAAGACATCTTCCTGCGCACCATGGAGTTTATCCGCAATTTCGAAACGGAAACGGGCGACTACCACCGGCGGGTGCGGTTCTTTGTCCCGCAGGATCCCAATCAGCTGTCCAACACCCTGGCCAACTTGGGGGAACTAACGATCCTTCAAGGTCCGTCGTCATCTTCTGGCCAGGGTCCACCCACGGCCCCGTCGCTGGGACCGGGATTGATGCGGAGTAAAAGCGATCACCGGGTGGCGGCCGCCTTCCGCCAGCAGGAGGAGCGCTACAACAGCATGGCCTACGGATCGGACAACAACGACGATATCGGCGGCGGAAGCAGCGGACGGCCGCGCTATTTCGGCGAGAGACACGGAAGTGTCAGCACTCGAGCCATCGACCGATACGACACGTCGTCGTCACGCCGGAACGACTACGGCGATTACGAGGAGCCGGACAGCGGCCGTCGTAAATTCCGCTCGCGTTTTATGCGCCATCACGACTCGGGCGATTCGGATAACGAGCCGGCCGGCCGTTCTGTTCGCTTTCAGGCGGGCGACGCTGGCGATCCATCGGCTAACAAGAAGGAACGTCTCAAAGTCCTGGACACGGAAGATGCTGCCAGGGGACCGCTCAGTGGCATTACACGTCTGACGGATTCGCCGCGGGTCATCAAACGGCTCCAGGAGGTGggcaggaaaaagaaaccgaCCCCACCGACCACGCTCAATTTGCCAACGCCGGCCACAAATCAGCAGTCGCTGTCCAGTCCGTCGAGCCGCATACCGCCCCGTCCCACCGCTGCCGCCCGCCAAGTGagcgaagaagatgaaatcgCCAAAATCAAGAAGCAGAACAAAGGACAGgaagcttcttcttccgacAGCGCTCGAAAAACGGATGCCACTCCGTCGACTCCGACGGGAGCTGGCGAGCGGCCAAGATTTTCCAGCCAGCAGAGCAGCAATTCgtcagagcagcagcagggcaGTAAAACTCCGGCGGCCTCGAGGCAGACCTCGACGACCGGCTCGGAAGCCTCGCAAAAGACTCCGGCGGAATCATCCAGCAGCTCCGGGGCCACGCCCACCAATGAAACACCGGAAGAAGCGCGAACGCGGAGAAGGTCCTTGTTGGCCGGCGGAAGCAAGAGCGGCACGTCGACACCCAACGACACCGAGTCCGAGTCCAGGCAGAAGGATCGAACAGCTGTGGCGTCCAGTTACGCGGCGGCTGTGGCGTCCAGTTACGCGGCGGCTGTGGCGTCGCGGACGTCGTCACCTGCCGAAGACACGTCGGATCGACCCAGTCGACGTGTGGGCCGCGTTTCAACCGAGCGGTTCAACAAGTCCAGCTCCGAGAGCAGCACGTCGGCCGAGTCTTCGACCCACTCGTCGCCGGTGCGCAATACGGGCGCGGCTTTCTCCACGGTCGAATTGAAAAATCGATTCGGCGGCGGAGTGACTGGAGGGCGTAAATCCAGTACGGGCAGCACGAATGGCGACGCTTCGGCGTCAATGGCCACGACGACGACCCGGAGCCGATTCGGCAACACCACCAGCGGTGGCGCTACCAGTCCATCGTCTGGACGCTATGGAACAACTGGTAGCAGTTCGACGAGTAGTAGTAgcgcagctgctgctgccgctagCAATGGAACAGCTGCGACTGGAGCAGCCCCCCACCGATTTCAGAGTCGTTTTTTAGGCCGGGCTGGCACTCCTACAGCAGAGGCCTCGAGGGGATCCGAGAATAGTCAGAGTAGCTCATCCGACGACAGTTCAGATTCGTCGGAATCCGATTCAGCCGAGAAACCGGCGAATGGTAAAAGCAGTACGGCAGCAGGGAGCAAAACTGCTGCGGCGGCTGCTGCACCCaagaccaccaccaccactaagGATCGGGAATTAGCTCGGACCGACATCGGGCCTCTGTTGGCCAGGAGTGCACAGGCTCGCGACACATCCACCTATCCCAGTAGTAGTAGCACCAATCACACCGGTAGTAGCTCCGGTAATAGTAGACCAACATCATCCGACTCGCCTTCCTCCTACACGCCGAGGAGCCGAGCCAATGCCTCAGCGGCGGCTaccccatcatcatcatccagccGGCCCTACAGTTCCTCCTCTCGTTTCGGAACGACCGACTCATCGACAACGGGATCGGCTTTGTCCAGGAGCAGGACGGGCTCGGCGCTGGCCGACGATATGGAGAACAAGTATCCGTTGACGAGTAAATACCTCAACCGGTCGCGGGCCAACTTGTCCAGCGACACTGGTGGAAGCTACGGAGGAGATTCGAGCGGCTATCACGGCAGCtcgtcatcatcgtcatcgaCTCCGCGCTACTCGCAAACGAGAGGCTATCAGAGtcgttttttaaacaaaagtaAGAGCTCTGCTGCGCTAGACTGCGCACCGGACGGCGGCAACGAAGTGGCCGACGATGACGAGGAAGACGCGAtggacgacaacgacgacgactacaaCAAGTCGTCGGCGGTGTCGGCCTCGGCGTCGGCTTCGTCGGCGTCGCAGCCGCTCCTGGTCGTCTCCGGTGACGAACGGTATCCAAGCGGCAGGTCGAGATATGCAGCCCTTAAGGACCGCCGATCCCGGCTTGCCCGCAGCAAGAGCTCTCACGATGTGGGGCCACCCGCTCCCTTGTCGCCCACggggccgtcgtcgtcgagtcAATTGACGGGCGGCGACGGCGTCGCTGGCGGCAGGGCATCGGACCCACACTATCATCAGCACGGTCAGCTGGGCGGAGAAGTCGGGGATACCGGGACTTCTTCGCTGGAACCAACATCGCCTTCAGCTGAATCCGCTTCAGGATCTTCCTTGTCCACTTG GGCGCGCTATTTAAAGAACAAGTACGGGCCCAGGAATAAAGAAGGAGACGGCCAGCCACCGTCAGCCACGACCAACAGCGATTCGACAACGGCCGGAGGAGGGAAACAAGCGCAACCGACGTCGTCGCGATTCAGCCGCGCCCGATCCATCGGCGTCTCCGGAAACAACGCGGCCAACGGACGACGCAACTCGGAAGACGTTACAGGACCACCGCCGTCGGGATTGATTACGTCTTCGTCCAGACACCAGTACATGCAAAAGCGGAAGGTCCTGATGAAGATGGGAACCCGCGGCAGCGAAGCCGGAGCCTTCACCTGGCCCCGCGGCGTTGCAGTGGCTCCCGACAATTCCATCGTCGTGGCGGACAGCTCCAATCATCGGGTCCAGGTGTTTGATTCCACTGGCAAATTCTTGAAAGAGTTTGGCTATTACGGAAACGGCGAAGGCGAGTTTGACTGCTTGGCCGGCGTTGCCATCAATCGAATTGGCCAGTACATTATC GCGGATAGGTATAATCACAGAATCCAGGTGTTCGATCCATCGGGCCGTTTCTTGCGGGTCTTCGGCTCGCAAGGAACGACCGACGGCAAGTTCAGCTATCCCTGGGGCGTCACAACCGACGCTCTTGGTTTCATTTACGTCTGCGATAAG gaaaaccaTCGAGTGCAGGTCTTCCAGTCAGATGGAACTTTTGTCGGCAAATTCGGCACAATGGGCAATCGGCCCGGCCAGCTGGAACATCCGCACTACATAGCCGTCAGCAGTACCAATCGCGTCATTGT ATCGGACTCGAACAATCACCGAATTCAAGTCTTTGACGTCAATGGCAAAGTAATCGCCTCGTTTGGTGGCGAGGGAGCAGATGAGGGGCAATTTAAGTTTCCCAG GGGAGTAGCCGTCGACGACCAAGGCTACATCGTCGTGGCTGATTCGGGTAACAACCGCATCCAAGTGTTCACCGCTGACGGCGTTTTCGTCAAAGCTTTCGGATGCTGGGGCTCCGGTGACGGAGAATTCAAA GGACTTGAAGGCATCGCCGTCATGTCAAACGGCAATATAGTCTGCGCCGATCGAGAAAACCATCGAAttcaagtattttaa